The stretch of DNA ACCAAGTATGTAAACCTGACGGTCCGCCTGGTTCGAGCGCCCAATGATTACGACATCCCCCGCTTTCAACATCGGGTCCTTCGAGAAATCGCCCCCATCCATCATCGCACCGACGTCGACTTCGATGCGAGGCTCCTGCTGGCCCTCGCTCACCACACTCACTTTCGAGCGATCCGCCACAATGGTGAAACCGCCGCTCTGAAGAATGGCCTGACTAAGAGTCAACGGCGAATCCACCGGGATCAATTGCTCGCCCTGCTTGTTCACCTCGCCGATCACCGTGACACGGCCACGGTTCCGGTCCTCCTCCCGTTGTATGATCAGCACCGTGGCCCGGTGAAAGAAATCCTTTTCCAGCGCCGTCTTGATTTCATAAGCCAGCGCCTTGCTCGTTTTCCCCTCGGCCTTGAACGAACCGACCAGTGGCAAGAGCAAATCGCCGTTGCCGTTCACCGCCAACAACAAGGGCTCCTCACGCTCTTCCATCACCTGATAGATCAGCCGGTCCCCGATCTGCAGCTTCCACTCGTCGTCAAGCAGAGCCATACGGGTAGGCGCCTCGGTGCTCGCAACCCCCGCCTGCGCCGACAGATGCGGCAACATGCCTGCAAGCAATAGCCCCAGACAGCTGGTTTTCCAAAGAAGTTTCAATATCATCTGTTTCAGCCGTTTTCTTTAAAAGTCATACTTAAAGAAAACACGAAACTGGTTTTGTTCATAGCTTTGGAATTCTGCGGAAGAACTCTTGTCGATGTAGCGGTAACCGACTTCAGCCGTCAAACGAGGCCCGAGTACCAATTCGGTAGAAATCCCGGCAATCCAGCGATCGTAGTCGTCGTTCAGCAAACCGCCCGAACTTTCATTCTCATCGTAACCGACGGAACCATTGAGGGTGATACGCGAGTTGATGCTGTAAACGCAACTGTAACGGATGCCGTCAAGTGTGTTGAAATTGGCCGTATTGCTGACATTGACCGCACGGTACAATTCCAGCTGATGGTTGAAGACCTCATTCAGGACATGACTCAGGCGGACATTCCAAGTGAAATCCTCCTTACTGTCACTGTCACCGTAAAAGGCGGGGTCGTCCGTGAACGCACCACTGTCAAAACTGCGGTCGTTGTAGGCCACACCGGTATAGAGTCCGATGAACTCGGTAATCTTCCAATCCAGATAAGGGCCGATCGAAAACACGTCACCGTCATTGTTCACGTCCTGGTCAAAGTCGAAAACGGTGTAGGACGTCCCGATTCCCGCGAGCAGATTGGCGGCAAGCGCACGCTCCACATTCAAGGCCGCCTTATATTCATAGCGATTCACGTACTCGAACTTACTGTCCGGACTGTAAACATCCTCCCGACTCAGCTGGCCGCTGAACACAGTCTCGCCAATGAACCATTCGCTCTGTACCCCGAGCACATTACGCCAGCGCTCGAAGGTTTCCGGATCGTTTCGGGTCACCCCGTTCTTGTCGATATAGACGGCATCCGACGAATCAAACGCATACTGGATGCGGTCATACACACGGAAGACCACGTCGCCGACCAGCACGCGAAACGACAACTCCGTATTAGGCGAGATCGCCAACTGGTTCGACGCGTTGTTTAACTCATTGTGGTCGAGATAGTACCAGTACTCGGCGCCCACATTGACATCAAATTCATTGTTTTCGGAAATCTGCCATTTCAAACCAAAGTTGATCCCCGGCTGGAGAATCCAGTCCTCGATCGGCTTGTCCTCCGAGGTGTTGATGTTGTCGTTATACTCGATCCCGAAGGTGCCGACCACATCGACATTCACCGGTCCAATCCGGAAGTTGTAGTCCTCGCGCTCCACCCGTTTATCCAGGATGAAGGGGGCATAATTCGGAACAGGATCAACTTGTCCGAAGGCGGAAGAGGTAAGAAAACACCCGAAAAACAGCAAGCGGGCGTAATGCTTAGAGGTTACAGCATTAGTCTTCGTCATAATAGTTAGCTAAGGTGAACGTTAGGGTACAAATTTTTTGAACTCCAACGTATTCTTATATGTTAATGAAAATATCGAATCCCAGTAAAGCATAATATAGGCAGTGAACCTGCTCAAAATACGTGATTGCATTTAGAAGCAGCATGGTTACATTACTTACAAGACGCTACTATATAACCTTAATTTACTAAGAACCATGAGCGCACAGAAGCACTACCTAAAAACATTTACGTCCTGCCTCATGCTTGCGACGGCAGTGACTGCACCCCGAGCACTGGAAGGAGCTGCAACAGATGCCTCGATCGATCTATACCGGGTGCCGGAACCCACCGTCCGCGAACTGGAGCAAATCCCCAAGAATTTGGCCCGCTGGCACATGGGCGCAACCTTGGTGCTGATCAAGGACGAACAATTCCAGCGCATCCAAGTGCCCGATGTCGGCTACTTTGAGGAATCCGTTTTCCTCAGTGATAACTCCGCGCTGACTTATGCCATTACCCGCGGCCAACATGACTACATCATCGACATGGGCCAGTTCATGACGATCTCCCGCTTCTTCCTAAACAACCAGAGCGCGGGGGGCTCCTTCCAGTTGATGTCTTGCGATACGCTGGAACCTTTGGAGAGCGGCAAGTGGGTCAAGGTCACCGATCCGGTCAGCTTTGCCAAAGGCGTCTTGCCCTCAATCACCTTCCCTGAAGTCGAAACCCGCTACCTTCTGGTGCGCTTCGCGATCGAGGATGCCGGCCTGATTGGCAACTTTGGCGCCACTGGCCCACTCAAGATCACGCAGGCCGAATTCAATGTCGGCAAGGGTGAGGAAACTGACACCGTCAACAAGGCACAGTCGCCCATCATCGATTACGACTTCGCGTCTTCCTATACCGGTACACGGATTGCCTACGTCAGCGGTGGCCCGATCGACCAGATTTACAACTTGATCGATGAAGACCCGACCACCAACTACCAGTTCCCCAGCACTGAGGAATGCGTCCTGATACTGGACCTGCGCAAAGAGACACAATTCCGTACCTTTTCAGCGCAATATACCACCAGCATCTCCGGCTTGGTTCAGGTCTACATGACAGACAGCTTGCCCAGCTACTTCGAAAAAGTGATGCAACCTGAAGTCGCGACAACCCGCGATGCGGACGGCTTCATCCAACGTGCGGAGCTGGCCGATGCAAACAGTTCAGACTGGGGCTACCTGCTGACCGCAGCCAACAAATACGAAGTGGTGCGTGTCCCTCAGGATTTCTTCAAGGAAATCGAGGACTCCTATACCGCACGGGTTTCCTCTGGTGAAGACCGTAGCGTGCAGATCTTCGACGACTTGGAACGCCGTTATGTCATCTTCCGCTTCGTCCCCGAAGCCATGGAAAGCGAGCCGGAAATCCAAACCGCACTCTACCGTCCGGGAAGCAAGGCCTTTGAACTGCAAAAAGCCCAAGCCGCACCGATCTCCTTCAGTGGAGTCCAGGTGATTGGCGATGTGGAATTCGAAGACCTCTTTTTCACGATGGATGACGACCAAGGCAAGCCCGGCAACCCTCCGGCTAATCCGCCGGAAAACCCGCCGGTCATCTCCGAGTAATCCGAAATTCTCTCCTTCAAGCCCTTGCCTCTCCGGCAAGGGCTTTTTCATGCGAACCTGAATTGACCTGCTCTCCGGCCCGGCTTAAGCCTCATTGCGCAAAGAATTCGCATGCCGGCCCCAAATCAGCAATCTCAGACCATCACAGGCGTCCTGGAACGGATCATCTTCTACAATGAAGAGAATGCCTACTGCGTGGCGGAACTCTCGGTTACGGAAGGACGCCAGCCGGTCACCGTACTGGGAAACCTTCCCGGCGTACAGTGCGGCGAGACCCTGCAACTGAACGGCGAGTGGACACGTCACGCCCAACATGGGGATCAATTCAAGGTTGCGGCCTTCAAGTCCCAGTTGCCCGCATCGGTGCATGGCATCCGCAAGTACTTGGGTAGTGGCCTTATTCACGGGATCGGCAAATCCTATGCACGAAAGATCGTGGACCACTTTGGAGCCGATACGCTCCGGGTGATTAGCGAGGAATCAGGTCGACTACACGAGGTTCCGGGCATCGGAAAACAACGCGCCAAATCGATTAAGGCCGCATGGGATGAACAGAGCGCCGTTCGCGATGTCATGATGTTCCTACAAACCTATGGCGTGACGCCTTCTCAGTGTCTGCGTCTGGTTAAGAAGTACGGCAATGGCGCCAAGCGCATCATTCAGGATCAACCCTATCGCCTGGCCGAGGACATTGAACGCATTGGTTTCAAAACGGCTGACAAGCTGGCACTCAACCTGGGCTTCCCCACCAACTCCAAGGAGCGAGTGGACGCGGGGATCCTTCATAGCATGCAATTGCTTGAAGACGAGGGACACACCCTCGGCCTCGAACAATCCCTGGTTGAGCAGGCGACCCAGCTCCTGGGCGTCGAACCTCATCTGGTTCAAGAACGCATCCGTGCGCTCTGCAAAAGCGAAAAACTGTATCAAGTTCAAGCTTACGACGGAAATCAGGACTTACTCGGCCCGGCATGCCAGGAACCCAAGCTCGCGGGTGCCGAAACCCGGATCGCCGAATCACTACACCGGATCGGGGAGACCGCCGGCACCCTGCCACAGGTCAAGGTCGAAGCAGCGGTGCGCTGGGCCCAGGAACGAGCGGGATTCGATTTTGCCGACCAACAAAAAGTAGCGATCGAGACCGTGCTCCGCAACAAGGTCTCCATCATCACGGGCGGTCCCGGCACCGGGAAAACCACCATTCTTCGGGCCGTCGTCGACATTCTAAGGGCCAAGCGGGCACGCATCCTTCTGGCCTCCCCCACCGGCCGGGCGGCCCAGCGACTGGCGGAGGCAGCCGGCGCACCGGCCAGTACCATTCATCGCTTATTAAAGTTTGATGGCGTAAGCCGTAGCTTTCTCTATAATGACGAAAACCCCTTGCCCTGCGATCTTTTGATCGTCGACGAAGCGAGTATGCTCGACACCCGTCTCGCGGCAAATCTCTTTCAAGCCGTACCGGCCGGAGCCCACTTGCTGCTGGTCGGCGATGCCGATCAACTGCCTTCGGTAGGCCCCGGAAACGTACTGGGCGATCTGATGGCCGCGCCCCCGGCAAAAGTCACCTGCCTCGACACCATATTCCGGCAGGGCGAGACCAGCGGTATCATCACCACCGCGCACGCGATCCTCAAAGGGGAATCGCACCCCGGCAAAACCTATACCAGCCTGCGCGATTTGGAAAGCGCGGCCGACTTCAGCTTTATCGAGGCGGAATCTCCCGAACAATGCGCTCAGGCCATCACATATCTGGCCCGTGAATACATTCCCAAAGCACACAAGATCGACCCGATCCGGGACTTACAGGTGCTGGCACCGATGCACCGGGGTACGGGCGGAATCGGCGCACTCAACCTCTCCCTTCAGGAAGCGCTCAACAGCAAGCAGAAAGCGGAATCCAGGCTGCGCTCGGATCCCGACTACGCCCCCGCCCGCCAGACTCATTTCCGCGAAGCCACGCGTAAACCGCTTCCGGCGGAATTGAACTACGGAACAACGCAATTCCGCATCGGGGACAAGGTCATCCAAACGCGCAACAACTACGATAAAAGCATCTTCAACGGCGACACCGGAATCGTCCATAGTATCGCCCCCGACAGTTCCGGCCTGACAGTGGACTTCGACGGCGAACAGGTCGAGTTCACCAAAGGGGAACTCTCTGAGCTACAACTTGCATACGCCATCTCCATCCACAAAAGCCAGGGCAGTGAATATCCGGTGGTCGTCATCCCCCTGCTCAAACAACACTTCGTCCTGCTGCAACGCAATCTGGTCTATACGGGTATCACGCGGGCACGCAACAAGGTGTATTTGGTCGGCTCGGTCGACGCCTACTCCATGGCGGTTCGAAACAACAAGACCCAGGTGAGGCGCACACACCTACAGGCACGCTTGCGTAAAAAGTGCGAACAGTCGGACTAACGCGAGAGATCGTAAATACCGTAACCGGAGAATAAATTGGGCAGGAACTTCTGCTCGCCCTTCCAATTCCCTGAAAGCAGGACCCGGTTACGAATGTGAATGCCTCGGTCCCGGCAAAAGCTCTCAAACTCATCGATGGAAAACGGATTCGCCGGCAAGCTCGAGTACCACGGCTTCGGGTAGACATCGTTCAGCGTGCGCTGCCCTTTCAGTAAATAGTTCAAGCGATTCACCCAGTAGCCGTGATTGACAAAGCCGACCGTAACCCGGCCTCCAACCCGCAAGCCCTCCGCCAGGATCGCATCGGGAGAGTCGAGCTGCTCGACGGTGCGACTGAAAATCACACGATCAAACGCACCATCCGGAAACTTCGCCAAAATCGAACGAATGTCTCCCTGGTAGGCCGGCACCCCGCGCTTCACACAACTGAGTACCTTATCAAACTCGATATCAACACCAAGTCCGTAAATGGACTTCTTCTGCTTCAAGTATTCGAGTAGCACCCCTCGGCCACAGCCAAGATCAAGCACACGATCTCCTTCATTCACCCATTCGGCGATGACCTGGAAGTCGACTTGGCGTTTTTTGGCGTTCGGATTCATGATGCGGATCTAGCCAGGAAACCACGGATCAACTCATCGAGTTTCGGTGAACACAAGAGAAAGGAATCATGGCCGGCATCCATCTCCAGTTCGACGTAAGTCGCATCCTTGCCCAGCCGAAGCAGCGCTTCGGCAATTTCGCGATTGCCCTGCGGCGGATAGAGCCAGTCGGAGGTAAATCCCACCACTAAGCCCGGAGCTGTCACCGCGTGTAGGGTTTCGTCCAGCTTGCCTTCGGGGCCATATAGATCAAAACGATCAAGTGCCTTGGTCAGGTACAGGTAAGTATTGGCATCAAAACGCGACACGAAGGCCTGCCCCTGGTATCGCAGGTAACTTTCCACTTCAAACTCAACATCGAAGTGCTCCTTGGCGTCCGCTTTACGACGCTTTCGTCCGAATTTCGCCTCCATCCCGGTGTCAGAGAGATACGTAATATGAGCCATCATACGAGCCACCGAAAGCCCTTCCGCCGGCTGCCCCCCATCGGGATAATTGCCCTGCATCCAGCTCGGATCGCTGATAATCGCTTGGCGTCCGGTATCATTGAAGGCAATCGCCTGGGCATTGTGCCGCGCACAGCAAGCCAGCGCAATATAACTGCCAACTCGTTCAGGATAGGCAATCGCCCATTGAAGCGTTTGCATGCCGCCCATACTGCCCCCAATCACCGAGTGCAACTTATCGACTCCCAGGTGATCGAGCAGCATGGCCTGGGCATTGACCATATCCCCCACAGTCAACTTTGGAAAATCCAAATTGTAGCGAGTCCCTGTAGCAGGATTGATCGACTCTGGCCCGGTCGAACCACTACAGCCCCCCAATACATTCGAACAAATTACAAAGTAGCGACTGGTATCAATCGGCTTGCCGGGCCCTACCATGAAATTCCACCAGCCTTGTTTACGCTCTTCCAGGTTGTGCACCCCGGCAACGTGGTGATTACCTGTCAAGGCATGGCAGATGAGCACAGCGTTGTCCTTGGCCGCGTTCAAGTGGCCATAGGTTTCATAGCGGAGCGTGAGTTCCGGAATCGTGCCTCCGGACTCGAAGCGAAACGGCTCCTTTGAGACAAAATCCAGAAACTCGACGATC from Coraliomargarita parva encodes:
- a CDS encoding polysaccharide biosynthesis/export family protein: MILKLLWKTSCLGLLLAGMLPHLSAQAGVASTEAPTRMALLDDEWKLQIGDRLIYQVMEEREEPLLLAVNGNGDLLLPLVGSFKAEGKTSKALAYEIKTALEKDFFHRATVLIIQREEDRNRGRVTVIGEVNKQGEQLIPVDSPLTLSQAILQSGGFTIVADRSKVSVVSEGQQEPRIEVDVGAMMDGGDFSKDPMLKAGDVVIIGRSNQADRQVYILGAVQAPGLLTIRDDAVTISQAILKAGGFTRFAKRNRVRLITKDDAGAKTELEIDVGKILEGGDRSADRPLKPGDMVIVEEKMISFGG
- the recD2 gene encoding SF1B family DNA helicase RecD2; this encodes MPAPNQQSQTITGVLERIIFYNEENAYCVAELSVTEGRQPVTVLGNLPGVQCGETLQLNGEWTRHAQHGDQFKVAAFKSQLPASVHGIRKYLGSGLIHGIGKSYARKIVDHFGADTLRVISEESGRLHEVPGIGKQRAKSIKAAWDEQSAVRDVMMFLQTYGVTPSQCLRLVKKYGNGAKRIIQDQPYRLAEDIERIGFKTADKLALNLGFPTNSKERVDAGILHSMQLLEDEGHTLGLEQSLVEQATQLLGVEPHLVQERIRALCKSEKLYQVQAYDGNQDLLGPACQEPKLAGAETRIAESLHRIGETAGTLPQVKVEAAVRWAQERAGFDFADQQKVAIETVLRNKVSIITGGPGTGKTTILRAVVDILRAKRARILLASPTGRAAQRLAEAAGAPASTIHRLLKFDGVSRSFLYNDENPLPCDLLIVDEASMLDTRLAANLFQAVPAGAHLLLVGDADQLPSVGPGNVLGDLMAAPPAKVTCLDTIFRQGETSGIITTAHAILKGESHPGKTYTSLRDLESAADFSFIEAESPEQCAQAITYLAREYIPKAHKIDPIRDLQVLAPMHRGTGGIGALNLSLQEALNSKQKAESRLRSDPDYAPARQTHFREATRKPLPAELNYGTTQFRIGDKVIQTRNNYDKSIFNGDTGIVHSIAPDSSGLTVDFDGEQVEFTKGELSELQLAYAISIHKSQGSEYPVVVIPLLKQHFVLLQRNLVYTGITRARNKVYLVGSVDAYSMAVRNNKTQVRRTHLQARLRKKCEQSD
- a CDS encoding methionine biosynthesis protein MetW, with product MNPNAKKRQVDFQVIAEWVNEGDRVLDLGCGRGVLLEYLKQKKSIYGLGVDIEFDKVLSCVKRGVPAYQGDIRSILAKFPDGAFDRVIFSRTVEQLDSPDAILAEGLRVGGRVTVGFVNHGYWVNRLNYLLKGQRTLNDVYPKPWYSSLPANPFSIDEFESFCRDRGIHIRNRVLLSGNWKGEQKFLPNLFSGYGIYDLSR
- the metX gene encoding homoserine O-acetyltransferase MetX; this translates as MNDSEQSPLIPEVGEVGIVEFLDFVSKEPFRFESGGTIPELTLRYETYGHLNAAKDNAVLICHALTGNHHVAGVHNLEERKQGWWNFMVGPGKPIDTSRYFVICSNVLGGCSGSTGPESINPATGTRYNLDFPKLTVGDMVNAQAMLLDHLGVDKLHSVIGGSMGGMQTLQWAIAYPERVGSYIALACCARHNAQAIAFNDTGRQAIISDPSWMQGNYPDGGQPAEGLSVARMMAHITYLSDTGMEAKFGRKRRKADAKEHFDVEFEVESYLRYQGQAFVSRFDANTYLYLTKALDRFDLYGPEGKLDETLHAVTAPGLVVGFTSDWLYPPQGNREIAEALLRLGKDATYVELEMDAGHDSFLLCSPKLDELIRGFLARSAS